The following proteins are co-located in the Cydia fagiglandana chromosome 2, ilCydFagi1.1, whole genome shotgun sequence genome:
- the LOC134678249 gene encoding glutathione S-transferase-like produces MSKKLHYLNLNGIAESIRYILHYGGQKFEDIRYELSDWPIKSVKDSLPYGQLPLYQEGSKTLNQSLAIARYVASQVKLLPTDPWEQAVLDAIVFNIYDFWSKIVTFIKETDATRKEAIKKEIINEQVDFFFSRFEKELKANKGYFNGKLSWADFILVGIVESANLFLGIEIEKKYPTVNALLKTVRSLPGVKDYLATRKPYTL; encoded by the exons ATGTCCAAGAAACTTCACTACTTGAACCTAAACGGCATTGCCGAGTCTATCAGGTACATCCTCCACTATGGGGGGCAGAAGTTCGAGGATATTAGGTACGAGCTTTCGGACTGGCCCATTAAGAGTGTGAAAGACT CACTCCCATACGGTCAGCTGCCTTTGTACCAGGAGGGCAGCAAAACCCTGAACCAGTCGCTGGCGATCGCCCGCTACGTGGCCAGCCAGGTCAAGCTCCTGCCCACCGACCCCTGGGAACAGGCCGTGCTCGACGCCATCGTCTTCAACATCTACGACTTCTGGAGCA AGATCGTCACCTTCATCAAGGAGACTGATGCTACTCGGAAGGAGGCCATTAAAAAAGAAATCATCAACGAACAAGTTGATTTCTTCTTCTCTCGCTTTGAAAAGGAACTGAAAGCTAACAAGGGCTACTTCAATGGCAAG CTGAGCTGGGCCGACTTCATCCTGGTGGGCATCGTGGAGAGCGCCAACCTGTTCCTCGGCATCGAAATCGAGAAGAAGTACCCCACCGTGAACGCGCTCTTGAAGACCGTGCGCTCGCTCCCCGGAGTCAAGGACTACCTCGCCACTAGGAAACCGTAcactttgtaa